In Sesamum indicum cultivar Zhongzhi No. 13 unplaced genomic scaffold, S_indicum_v1.0 scaffold00057, whole genome shotgun sequence, one DNA window encodes the following:
- the LOC105178783 gene encoding ATP-dependent RNA helicase glh-1-like, producing MEDNKKGEEKRKSTYTIGELRRLTKRETGRSFLAGRGSFTRGGPIFRGSSGQRFRGSTGFHKGSFERSSFSTSSTGSGRGVGPSYGRGSIFSPSCSTCGRQHQGPCWRRDDIPKTCYRCGGRGHTARNCSSQTIGVARGVASGTQS from the coding sequence ATGGAGGACAACAAGAAGggggaagagaagaggaaatcaaCATACACAATAGGGGAATTGAGGAGGTTGACCAAGAGGGAAACTGGTCGCTCATTCTTAGCTGGAAGAGGGAGTTTTACACGTGGTGGTCCCATTTTTCGAGGAAGTAGTGGACAGAGGTTTCGTGGATCTACGGGCTTTCATAAAGGTTCGTTCGAACGCAGCTCATTTTCTACGTCCTCTACGGGATCAGGAAGGGGAGTTGGACCGAGTTATGGTCGAGGATCAATTTTTTCTCCGAGTTGTTCTACTTGTGGAAGACAACATCAAGGGCCATGTTGGAGACGGGATGATATACCGAAGACCTGTTACCGTTGTGGAGGTAGAGGACATACAGCCAGGAATTGTTCCAGTCAGACTATAGGCGTGGCTAGAGGTGTTGCTAGCGGGACTCAGAGCTAA